ACACTTTACTTTCAAAATCACACAATCCTTAAACAACTGTTCTTTTTCATTatttacatcctcagattcatcaattaaatttataagtaactcagatagcctttctttagactaaaatttaatcttgtctttgagattaattacacttacctcagattcctcatcagattctccaatggccataagtgcttgttcatctctgtcttcatcatctgagctttctccccaagcagcaactATAGCCTTTCTTGATCCCTTGTtcttcttgggttgaacctgttccttcttcctgtttcttcattcagctctttccttcttccattcaatttcctaTTGAGGGCAGTtgttgatgtggtgatcagtcttcccacacttgtagcatccctCATTGGTTTGCTTTTCAGGAACCTTTGGTTTGTTGTAGCTTTCACTTCTTGAAGGACACTTTCCTCtccttaggtacttcttgaagtcctttgtgatcatagccatttcatcatcttctagatcagaaccttcagtgattctgagtgctaGGCTCCTTTTATTCTtaggtacatccatcttcatggtttgccttctaagttcataatcagtgagatttccaattagctcatccaacttaagagtggcaatgttctttgattcttgaatggcagtgattttgctaTCCCAAGTAACTagcagaacccttgtcaaaattTTCTCAACTCTGTCTTCTTCAAGAATAATCCTTTCAAGAGACTTAAGTTTATTTGTCaatgtggtgaaccttgtatacatctcttggatggtttccccttccttcatggtgaaattctcatattgagaatatagtagagTTCTTCTgacctcttcacttgaggtgttccttcatgggccacttgcaaagtatcccaaattttcttagcagtggtacaactttAAATTCTGTTGTACTcgtctggaccaagtccacaaataAGCCATTTtctggctttagcattcttctcccattttctTAAGTCATCAGCTGTGCAGTCAtctcttgtctttggcacatctACTACTTCAGCAGTTTTCTTCATGGTAGCTAGAGGACCATCAGtaacaatgtcccatagctcatagtcttctcctatgatgtggtCTCTCAATCtatttttccaccaagagtagtactggtCGTTGAAAAGTGGTAGCCTAGCaatggattgcccttcccagttttcaggtggtgcactcatatTGATCTTCttctaaggtgttagcctcttcaaggataacccgctctgataccaattgatgttttaactttaataccacacaagaggagGGGGATAATTTGTATGGTGTCCAATTTTTTACTTAAACTGATTATgaaaggacctggttcttctaagtgttccttaacctactattgTTGCTGAAAtaataaatgcggaaagtaaagaacacaagtattttacgtggaaaacacctcgctcaaaaggtgaaaaaatcacgatCTACTTCTCAGTAGAATTTTcacaaactctccactaaatcactgagccaaaaactgtatttacaaaatacttttgtaaacctaggattaactctaaccccgttgtggcaaccaacctctaactgttgtgataacttcaagttaactctaacttgaatactctaagTACCTATTATAATTTTTTCtacataaagctgaaaggtacaatatgaaaacacctactacaattcaactagaataaaagacagacacttggaactggttcttctatctggttcatgtagcttcagatttgcacacttgaatcacacacgaattgcttgcaaaatgccttgatAAAAGTTGGGCGGGTTGGGCTATGATGCAAATTACAGTTCATCTTGACCCAGCTCATTTCAAGCCAAGGAGTTTTTATGTAGGTCATTGACCCACCCACGTATGCATTCAACTCATTTTGACCCACTAAAATTGGCTCAACCGGCCCATTTGACACCCCCACATGAAATTGATGCTTAATTAATGTTACCTAAAAGATAAACTAGAAAATGATCCTTAATTTatgcttaaattatttttttgggtCTTAGAAGGTACTTAATTATAtcaatatattatatattatgcaGCCTCGATTTTTACTTCCTATTTGCCCTGCGTAGTTTGATATAGAAATACGAGTAAAATAAAATTACCAAAAAGAGGTATTTTAATGTTCAGATGCCATGAAGTTTAGTTACTCCTCAATCATTAATTGTTTAATATTATGACAAAGTAATATTTTTCTCTTTCATTATTCCAGGAGATAGGGAGCTCATTTGTGGTTTCAATATTTAGGCTATATTCTAACTTAATCAATGGAGCTAAGTTACATGTGAAACATTGGGTTAGAACTCTTAATTTTCTTAAAGcataacaaacaatttatttTATTCTTGAAACATTACATAGAGAATTAAAGAATCAAATGAATACAAATACACTTGGCAACAAAAATACATGTAATAGGCTTTTGAATGATCAATTTAGGGAGCCGCAGACAGTTCTTATGATCCCATTTTGACCAGTTATGGGACTAATATCTCCCATTCTAATCATAGCAGCAGCAAAATCAGAGGCAAATGCGCGAGGACTGTTACTATATTCAGAAACAATACTATCGGTAGATCCACCACTAAGAAGGACTTGATCTGATTGAAGAAGACCTTTTCTTTGCCTCAAGTTCTTGAAATAATTGTTATCCAATTGATTAGGTGTAACCAAATCAAGTGGAGCTAGGTTTCCATTTTGGTCTTCTTTAGGACATTGACGTCTTCTTGTGCTAGCAAATCCAGCATCAATGTCTGTTCCATTGCCATAAATCCTATCGCGGAAAAGGAAACATTGTGCTTGGCCAATTGAATGTGCTCCTATAATTAGAAAGTTTAAATCATTAGAAGTACTTCTTAATTATTATCTGTACAAGTATATGCATGATAAAAATTCTATATATGTTTAATAATAACTTGATTAATTTTTACCTGATAAAGCAACCATATCCCTTGTGCTAAGGCCTTTGCTTGCAAAGCTAGAAATAAGCCTATTAAGAGGATCAAATGGACCAGGGAGATCAGTTTCAGCAAGTGTATGACTAGCAGTTGTTGAATCTCTTCTTCCGAGTTTCACTGCCCATGTTGGACCTCCAACCTAATTGCAAGTTATTAACATAATGTTGGTTAGTTTGATATACAGTCAGACTTCTTtataacaaccattcactataaaaCCCAAGTTTTCTCTATAACATCCACAAAATATCAGAATAAACATGGCTGTTATAGAGAGATTTGATTATAATGtgaagaaaataaaaatcaaactacGGATACTTACTAGAGTTGATGCATCTCTAGCGGCAACGGCAAGTATATCTGCACATGATACAATTCCTGGACATGTTTTTTCAAGCTCTCTTTTGGCATCTTCTATAATACCATAGCCTCTAGCTGATCCAAGATTTGGCAATGCAGTTTTCTCACTAACAATTGTAGGGGTCTCATCAAGTAAGATAGAAGCATCACAACCCTATAGTTAAAACCACAAGTTAGTACAATTGTAATCAAGTTAATAATTTCAACTTGAAGTAAATAGAGATACATATATACTACTAATTAATGTGTATTTAACCAACCTGAACAAAGCAATCATGGAAATGAAGGCGAATGAGAGATGCAGCCATACGACGTTCACGTGACACTGCTTGTCTAACGCTTGTACGAATGGTGTTGAGAGCATTAGGGCAAGTGCCATCATAGAATGTGGAAGAAAGTTGTGCATGGCATTGCATGCTTGAGAATATAAAGAGAAGAGAAAACATAGCAGCAATGGCTGCAAAAGCGTTGTTTGAAATACTAATCATTTTGAAAATATTGCAATGTATTGGTGATATGATGTCAAGAAACTAAGAATAGAAGCTTATAAATTATCTTTGTGATTGGAAGCTGTGAAGGTGATAGAAGAGAGAATGTGGCAATGAAATATTTATAGGCAAAAGTAAACACTTAATTTTGAGGCTAGTGGACCACTATTGGCTGCCAATATAATATCCGCGTTATTTCTAGCTTTTGTCTCCTATATAATTTGACTTGTTCTTTGGCTACATAAAATACTATGAAGCTTTCTACTTTTGTTATTTCAACATCTTTGAGTTTTTAGATGATTAATTTAAATAAGCTTCATAATAATATATCATAGTTATAGAGATCTTTTGTTAGTTGTAGAAGTAACAATAATAGTAACAATAAAGTCCATAATAATATATCATAATTAACTTCTATAAGTATACTCTAAATAAGAGTACATTATGTTCAAAGGGTATGATAATTAACATAGCTAATTGGTGATATTTTCACACTATTGTTAGATTGTTTTGTTTAATTTCGAGTTATTAATTTAGAGGCCACGAGGCTTAATTAGCTGAATTTTTAAATATTGGAGCTGATTTTATGGATAGAAATGTTGAAGCCGAAAATAAGTAGTAATCTTGTAACTTCAGTTTATAGTAGCTGATCTATTATTCGTTGATTGTTCAATCACAATGCATTTAGAAATAGAATTCCTTATATACATTTTCTATGTCATTATTTTTTTAGGGGAGGGGTGTTATTTACTTACTTAAATGCGCTATCAAATAATAGCAAAACTAGCCTTTG
This region of Nicotiana tomentosiformis chromosome 4, ASM39032v3, whole genome shotgun sequence genomic DNA includes:
- the LOC104112002 gene encoding lignin-forming anionic peroxidase-like: MISISNNAFAAIAAMFSLLFIFSSMQCHAQLSSTFYDGTCPNALNTIRTSVRQAVSRERRMAASLIRLHFHDCFVQGCDASILLDETPTIVSEKTALPNLGSARGYGIIEDAKRELEKTCPGIVSCADILAVAARDASTLVGGPTWAVKLGRRDSTTASHTLAETDLPGPFDPLNRLISSFASKGLSTRDMVALSGAHSIGQAQCFLFRDRIYGNGTDIDAGFASTRRRQCPKEDQNGNLAPLDLVTPNQLDNNYFKNLRQRKGLLQSDQVLLSGGSTDSIVSEYSNSPRAFASDFAAAMIRMGDISPITGQNGIIRTVCGSLN